In Marinobacter qingdaonensis, the genomic stretch TCCGGTGAGCCCGGCTCACTGCCGAACACCATGCCCTCGCCGTTTTCCTTGGCGTAGATCGCCATGACCGCCTGCAGGGGAATGAACACCTGCATGGGTACGCCGCCAAACCGGGCGCTGAATTCCAGCGCCCCGTTGCCAATGACCAGGCCACGGACGGCGCCGGGACTGATGTTGAGAACGATTTGCCCGTTAGCGACGTGTTCGGTCGGTACCTGCACGCCCTGAACACCGGCATCCACCACGATGTAGGGGGTGCAATCGTTGTCCAGTATCCACTCGTTGAACGCCCGAACCAGGTACGGCCGACTCGACGTCATGGTGATCTTGCTGTCAGGCACTGCTCTCTCCTGCCCAGGTGAACGGGTAACGTCAGTTTAGCTGCGCATGTCTTCTTCAAGGTCGGACAGACTGGCCTTGAAGCCGTCCCGACTGAAGATGCTGTCCATGTACTTCTGTAGCGGCCGCGCCTGCTTGTCATTCAGCTCGACACCCAGTGCCGGCAGACGCCACAGGATCGGTGCAATGCAGCAGTCCACAATGGTGAACTCTTCGGACAGGAAGAACGGCATCTCGCCGAACAGGGGCGCCGCGGCCAGCAGGCTTTCGCGCAGCTCCTTGCGTGCCGCTTCCGACGCCTTGGCGTTGGGCTGGGCGACGATCTGGTCCACCAGGCCACACCAGTCGCGCTGGATCCGGTGGATCATCAGTCGGCTGTTGGCGCGCGCGACCGGGTAGACCGGCAGCAGCGGCGGATGCGGGAACCGCTCGTCAAGGTATTCCATCATGATGTTGGGCTCGTACAGCACCAGATCACGATCCACCAGCGTCGGCAGGGCGTTGTACGGATTCATGTCGGCCAGTTCGGCCGGCGGGTTATCCGGATCCACATCCACGATGTCGACGGTGACACCCTTCTCTGCCAGGACAATACGCACACGGTGGCTGTAATGGCTGGCCGGATCCGAGAAAAACGTCATTGATGACCGCTTGGTCACAACGCCCATAGAACTACCTCACGAGTAAACAAACCGAAATGATCCCGACAAAAACGCAAAATTCCAGCGGGCCGGTTAGTGCCCGCTGGAAATCGGGAAACGGGATTATACCCTATTTCTTAATGCACGTCCTTCCAGTACTCACGATTGAGCAGGTAGGCAAAGACGAAGAAGATGGCCACGAAGATCAGGACGAAAATGCCCAGACGCTCGCGCTCCACCCGGATCGGGTCGCCCATGTAGGACATGAAGTTGGTCAGGTCGTACATTGCCTGATCGAACTCGGCGGCCGACATGCTGCCCTCAATGGCGTACTCGGGGCAGACATCCGCGTTGTTGATGTTGCCACTCAGGGGCTCAACACTGGCATCAACACCGATCTTCGGCTCAACGGCACAGAGGCCCTGGAGACCGACCATGACATGGGGCATACCAACGTTGGCAAAGACCACGTTGTTCACGCCCAGCGGTCGGGATTCGTCCTTGTAGAAGCCACGCAGATAGGAATAGACCCAGGACTCACCACGCAGACGGGTCTCGAGGGTCAGGTCCGGTGGCGGTGCACCGAACCAGTCCGCGGCCATGTCCTTGTTCATGGAGTTCTTCATCAACTCACCGATCTTGGCACCGGTGAAAATCAGATTTTCCTCGTACAGCTCGGCCGGAATCTCCAGATCATCGGACACGCGCTTGTAGCGAGCGTACTCCATGGAATGACAACCCATGCAGTAGTTGGTGAACAGGGCGGCACCACGCTGCAGCGACGCCTTGTTGGTGTGGTCGGTCTCGATGTGATCGAGTGGAACCGATCCGCCGGCCGCAAACCCGAGGGCCGGGACGATCGCGATGAAAAGACCAAAAATCAGCTTTCTCATTATCCCGTCACCCTCTCTGGCACTGGCTTGGTTTTTTCCATGCGCGTGTAGAACGGCATGAGAATGAAGTACAGGAAGTAGAGCACGGTCAGGATCTGAGCCACGGTGGTGCGGCCTTCGGTCGCCGGCACCAGGCCCAGATAGCCCAGCACAACAAAGCTGACCACCAGGATCGCCAGGGCGATGCGGCTCATCCAGCCTTTGTAGCGCATGGAGCGGACCGGGCTGCGATCCAGCCAGGGCAGCACGAACAGGATGGCAATGGCGCCACCCATCACGACCACACCCCAGAACTTGGCCGGCAGACCGAACAGGTCAACGGTGACCGCTCGCAGCATGGCGTAGAACGGCGTGAAGTACCAGACCGGGGCAATGTGCTCGGGCGTCTTCAGGGCGTTCGCAGGCTCGAAGTTCGGCTTCTCGATGAACAGGCCGCCGGCCTCCGGGAAGAAGAACACCACCACGAAGAAGATGAAGAAGAAGACCGCTACACCCAGCAGGTCGTGCACGGTGTAATACGGGTGGAACGGAATGCCATCTTTGGGGATGCCGTTCTCGTCCTTGTTCTTCTTGATGTCGATACCGTCCGGGTTGTTGGAACCCACTTCGTGCAGTGCCAGGATGTGCAGTACCACCAGACCAAGCAAGACGATCGGCAGGGCAACCACGTGCAGGGCGAAGAAACGGTTCAGGGTAATGCCGGAAATCAGGTAGTCACCACGAATCCACAGGGACAGGTCTTCACCAATCACCGGAATGGCGCCAAACAGGTTAACGATAACCTGGGCACCCCAGTAGGACATCTGGCCCCAGGGCAGCAGGTAACCCATGAAGGCTTCGGCCATGAGCATCAGGTAGATGAGCATACCGAAGATCCAAATCAGCTCGCGCGGCTTCTGGTAGGACCCGTACATCAGACCGCGGAACATGTGCAGATAGACTACGATGAAGAAGGCCGAGGCGCCGGTAGAGTGCAGATAGCGCAACAACCAGCCCCACTCGACATCCCGCATGATGTATTCAACCGAGGCAAAGGCGCCTTCGGCCGACGGGTTGTAGCTCATGGTCAGCCAGATCCCGGTGATCAACTGGTTGACCAGCACCAGCATGGCCAGGGAGCCAAAGAAGTACCAAATGTTGAAGTTCTTGGGCGCGTAGTACTTGCCGACGTGCTTGTTCCAGGCATCGACGACGGGCAGACGCTCATCGACCCAGTTCAGTAGCTTGTTCATTACGCCGCCTCCGGATCAAGTCCAATCGTGAGGGTCGCATCATCGTCAAAACGATAAGGCGGCACCTCGAGGTTCAAGGGCGCAGGCTGCGCATCGTATACCCGTCCGGCCAGGTCGTACTTGGAACCGTGACAGGGGCAGAACAGGCCGCCCAGCCAGTTTTCACCCAGATCCGCGGGCGCCACTTCCGGACGGTAGGACGGCACGCACCCCAGGTGCGTACACAGGCCGACAATCACGGCAATCTCGGGCTTCAAGGCACGATAAATACCATCGATGTAGGGCGGCTGCTGTGGCGATTCCGACTGGGGATCCTTAACCACGTCGTTGAGTTTCTCGATGTTCTCGAGCATCGCCTCATCGCGGCGGATGACCCAAACGGGCTTGCCACGCCATTCGACGGTAATTTGCTGACCGGGCTCCAGCTTGCTGACGTTGACAGTTACCGGCGCGCCCGCAGCTTCTGCTTTCGCGCTGGGGTTCCAGGACCCCAGAAAAGGTACTGCCGCACCAACAACGCCTACGCCACCGACCGCTGCTGTCGCGCCAATCAAGAACCGGCGCCGGCCTTGGCTCACGTCGCCATTACTCATTATGGTTTTCTCCCATCAGGCGATGTCACAGCCCGCAGAACCGCCGGCAATGTGCATCTAAAAGGACTTCACAACCCAAAAATATAAGCGCCCAAATGGTAATGAAATTGCCAAGTGCTTACAAGTCGGAAAGCCGGCACTGGCGGCCTTCACCTGCCTTGCACCTACCCCGGCGCACACCAATCGGGCATAAAAAAACCCGGCCAATTGGCCGGGTTCTTTGGGCTCTGCTCCCGCGCGATTAACGCTTGGAGAACTGAGGACGCTTACGCGCCTTCCGCAGACCCACTTTCTTACGCTCGACTTCACGGGCGTCACGGGTAACGTAGCCTGCCTTGCGCAGGGCCGGACGCAGAGTCTCGTCGTAATCCATCAGGGCACGGGTAAGACCGTGGCGAATCGCGCCGGCCTGACCGCTGATGCCACCACCCTTGACGGTGATGTTGATGTCGAACCGGTCAGTGGATTCCGCAACAACCAGCGGCTGACGAACGATCATGCGCAGGGTCTCGCGACCGAAGAACTCTTCGATGGAGCGACCGTTGATGGAGATGTTACCGCTTCCCGGCTTGATGAAAACCCGAGCCGTGGATGTCTTGCGGCGACCAGTACCGTAATTTTGTGCTACAGACATATCCGCCTTCCGTTAAATGTCGAGTTCTTTGGGCTGCTGGGCTGCGTGAGGATGCTCAGCGCCGGCATAGATTTTCAGCTTCTTGAACATGGCGCGGCCGAGCGGGCCCTTCGGAAGCATGCCTTTGACAGACTTCTGGATGATTTGCTCAGGCGCCTTGTCGACCAGCTTCTCGAAGTTGATGGACTTGATTCCACCCGGAAAGCCGGTGTGACTGTAGTACATCTTGTCAGATGACTTCTTGCCGGTAACCCGCACTTGGCTCGCGTTGATAACCACGATGTAATCGCCAGTGTCTACATGAGGGGTGTACTCAGGCTTATGCTTGCCCCGCAGACGACGGGCGATTTCGGTTGACAGACGACCCAGCGTCTTGCCGGCTGCGTCTACAACGTACCAGTCACGTTTTACTGTTTCTGGTTTCGCACTCAGAGTCTTCATTGATTCCGCCTTGAACGCTATATAAGAAACGTTAAAAACCACCGCCGGTACATGCTTGGCATCCGGAGGCAGTTTGTACCTGTAATAATGCGGCAGTGACACCGTTCGGGGCTGAGACAGTGACATCGCCTTGAAAAGCCAGGGCGCGAAGTATACTCGAACTCCCAAAGAAAGCCAACCCCGAACCCCGGTGTTTCGTTATTCCCCTATGCGTTCCCGGCGCCAGCCGTAGAGCTCCTCCACATTCGCCAACAATTGGGGCGCGAGGGCTTGCGGGGAGGTGCCCCGCAGCTCCGCCAGTGCCGCCAGAATGCCGCCGAGATAGGCCGGGGAATTCTGCCCCGGGCGCACACCTTCGGGCGCCATGTCGGGCGCATCCGTTTCCAGGACCAGCGCCGCGAGCGGCAATCGGGCCAGGGTGTCCCGGGTCTTTCGGGCCCGGTCATGGGTAATCACGCCCCCGACCCCGATTTTGCACCCCAGGTCCACCAGCTTCGCGGCTTGCTGGTAACTGCCGGAGAAGCCGTGAATCAGGGCAGCGCCGCTCCAATGGCAACGGTTGAGCACACCGTGAACGTCGTCGTGGGTCTTGACCGAGTGAATGACCAGCGGACGCTCGAGTCGTTGGGCCAAGCTTACCTGGGCCTCGAACAACGGATACTGCTCGGCCAGACTGCCGCCCCGCAGCCGATCCAGACCGCACTCGCCGATGGCGACGCAGCGTTCGGGGTCGGCCGTGAGCCACTCCTCGATCAGGTCGAGATCGGCGAGTCGATGGTCGGCGCTGAACCAGGGGTGAATTCCCAGGCAGTAATACACATCCGGATAGGCTAGCGCCGTGTCCCGCACCCTGGCCCAGTCCTCTCGACGCACGCCCGGGATCACCAGGCGCTGAAGCCCCGCCGCCCGTGCCTTGCCGAGCTCGGTGTCACGACACCCATCGAACCGAGGGAAATCAAAATGACAATGAGCGTCGACGAATTGCACCTGCTCCTCCCGACCGGGCTCAGTGCTCCCGGGTCTTGTGGAACTGAATGTCCGGGAATCGCTCCTGGGCCAGGTTCAGGTTAACCATGGTCGGGGCGATGTAGGCCAGCCGGTCACTGCCATCCAGCGCCAGGTTGTCGCCGTTCTTGCGCTGGAACTCGTCCAGCTTGCGCTCGTCCTGACAGGTGACCCAACGAGCGGTCGCCACGTTGATGGGCTCGTAGATGGCCTCAACCTTGTATTCGCTCTTCAGGCGACTGACCACCACATCGAACTGGAGCACCCCGACCGCACCGACGATCAGGTCGTTGTTGCGGACCGGCCGGAAGACCTGGACCGCGCCCTCCTCCGACAGCTGGATCAGCCCTTTCTGCAGCTGCTTGGCTTTCAACGGGTCCTTCAAACGGATCCGGCGGAACAGTTCCGGGGCGAAGTTCGGGATGCCGGTGAACTTCATGCTGTCGCCGGCCGTGAAGGTATCGCCGAGCTGAATGGTGCCGTGGTTGTGCAGGCCGATGATGTCGCCGGCAAAGGCCTCGTCGGCGTGCTCGCGATCGCCGGCCATGAAGGTCAGGGCGTCGGAGAACCGCACGTCCTTGCCAATCCGGACGTGCCGGGCCTTCATGCCCTGGCTGTACTTGCCGGACACGATCCGCAGGAACGCCACCCGGTCCCGATGCTGCGGGTCCATATTGGCCTGGATCTTGAAGACAAAGCCCGAGAAGCCATCTTCGGCCGGCTCCACCAGACGCTGGTCGGTGTCCCGCGCCTGCGGCTCGGGCGCCCATTTCACCAGACCATCCAGCATGTGATCGACACCGAAGTTACCCAGTGCAGTACCGAAGAACACCGGCGTCAGCTCGCCCGCCAGGAAGGCTTCCTGATCGAACTCATGGGATGCACCTTTGACCAGTTCGATTTCGTCCCGCAGATCCGCAGCGTAGGCACCAAGCGCCTCATCCAGTTCCGGGTTGTCCAGGCCGGCAATGATGCGGGCGTCCTGGATGGTGTGCCCCTGGCCGGACTGGTACAGGATGACCTCGTCCCGGTGCAGGTGGTAAACCCCCTTGAAGCTCTTGCCCATGCCGATGGGCCAGGTAATGGGCGCGCAGGCGATGTTCAGCACCTCCTCGACCTCGTCCATCAGCTCCACCGGGTCCCGGGTGTCCCGGTCCAGCTTGTTCATGAAAGTCAGGATCGGGGTATCCCGCAGCCGGGTAACCTCCATCAGCTTGATGGTGCGGTCCTCAACGCCCTTGGCGCTGTCGATCACCATCAGGCAGGAATCCACGGCGGTCAGGGTTCGATAGGTGTCCTCGGAGAAGTCCTCGTGGCCCGGCGTATCCAGCAGGTTGACCAGCTTGCCGCCGTAGGGGAACTGCATCACCGAGGTGGTCACGGAGATGCCCCGCTCCTTCTCCATTTCCATCCAGTCGGACTTGGCGTGCTGACCGGACTTCTTGCCTTTGACGGTGCCGGCCTTCTGGATGGCCTGACCGAACAGCAGAACCTTTTCGGTGATGGTGGTTTTACCGGCATCCGGGTGCGAGATGATCGCGAAGGTGCGGCGCTTGGCCACTTCCTTGGAGAGGTTAGACATAATCGCTAGGTAACCTGAATCAGATGGTCTGAGAAACCCGCTATTATAGGGGCTAAGCCCGGCCGACGCGAACCAGGTAAACCGGGGTCAGCGGGAAAACCGGAGCGCCATGACCCGGGCATCTTCACGACCCTGCGCCGCCGGGTAATAGCCGGGCCGGCGGCCAATCTCCTCGAAGCCCTCGGCTTGATACAGGCGGTATGCTGCCTCGTTGCTGACCCGGACCTCCAGCAGGGTCTGGAACATCTGCTCACGCCCGGCCTCGGACAGCAGATGCCGCAACAACAGGCGGCCGGCACCCTGGCGCTGGCGCCGCGGATCCACACAGAGGTTGAGCAGGTGGGCCTCGTCGGCGAGGTAGGCAACCACGGCGTAGGCGACCAGTCGCCCGTCGCGGCACCCGGCCCAAAGGCGATAATTGTCCCGGAAACAGTCCCGAAACACGGCCTCGGTCCAGGGATGGGAGTACCCGAGCCGCTCAATCTCCAACACCTCGGGCAGATCGTCCGCGGCCAATGAGCGGATATGCAGCGTCTCGGTCTGACTGCACCGACACGCGTTCTGGCTGGGGCTCATGGCCCGGCCAGCGCCTTGATGGCCTGCCAGAGCCCCCGCTTGAGCGTCGGGCTGACGGCCAGTTCGGCCAGGGTATGTGGGTAGGCAATGGCAGGTTCGATACCCGCAATGTGTTGCAGGCCACCCGCACCAGATTCCTCGGCGGGCGCAACCCCCAGGGCGATTACTTTCCGCCCCTCGGCGCCGGCAAGGACATGGGCCATGACCGCACGCAGGTCGGTCAGGGAATTCCCGGGCGCCCGGAGGTTGTTGAACACCGGCCAGCGCAGGTTGCCGTGTGATTGCGCGGAAGCCTCACCGAGGCTCCGGAGAATGTTGGTTGCCAGGGTTTGCTGCAGCCTCAGGCTGGCGTCGCTGGAGAGACCAGCTACCAGGGCAACCCGCTCGCCAACCCAGACGTTGAGATTCAAAACCGGAACCGGCTCGGTCGCAGGCGCAACCGGTACCGCAGGCTCCGTCGTTTCCGCCACCGGGGCCTTGGCCGACTGGACCGCGGCATCCGGCGTCGAGGGCCGCTTGTCGCCGGCTGGCGATTCCATCAGCGCCTGCAGGTTCGCCACCCGTGCGGCTCCTTCGCCATCACGCCCGGCCTCGCGCGCACCATGACTCCCACCTGGGCGCCGCTCGGGCGTAGGCC encodes the following:
- a CDS encoding cytochrome bc complex cytochrome b subunit, whose product is MNKLLNWVDERLPVVDAWNKHVGKYYAPKNFNIWYFFGSLAMLVLVNQLITGIWLTMSYNPSAEGAFASVEYIMRDVEWGWLLRYLHSTGASAFFIVVYLHMFRGLMYGSYQKPRELIWIFGMLIYLMLMAEAFMGYLLPWGQMSYWGAQVIVNLFGAIPVIGEDLSLWIRGDYLISGITLNRFFALHVVALPIVLLGLVVLHILALHEVGSNNPDGIDIKKNKDENGIPKDGIPFHPYYTVHDLLGVAVFFFIFFVVVFFFPEAGGLFIEKPNFEPANALKTPEHIAPVWYFTPFYAMLRAVTVDLFGLPAKFWGVVVMGGAIAILFVLPWLDRSPVRSMRYKGWMSRIALAILVVSFVVLGYLGLVPATEGRTTVAQILTVLYFLYFILMPFYTRMEKTKPVPERVTG
- the prfC gene encoding peptide chain release factor 3 gives rise to the protein MSNLSKEVAKRRTFAIISHPDAGKTTITEKVLLFGQAIQKAGTVKGKKSGQHAKSDWMEMEKERGISVTTSVMQFPYGGKLVNLLDTPGHEDFSEDTYRTLTAVDSCLMVIDSAKGVEDRTIKLMEVTRLRDTPILTFMNKLDRDTRDPVELMDEVEEVLNIACAPITWPIGMGKSFKGVYHLHRDEVILYQSGQGHTIQDARIIAGLDNPELDEALGAYAADLRDEIELVKGASHEFDQEAFLAGELTPVFFGTALGNFGVDHMLDGLVKWAPEPQARDTDQRLVEPAEDGFSGFVFKIQANMDPQHRDRVAFLRIVSGKYSQGMKARHVRIGKDVRFSDALTFMAGDREHADEAFAGDIIGLHNHGTIQLGDTFTAGDSMKFTGIPNFAPELFRRIRLKDPLKAKQLQKGLIQLSEEGAVQVFRPVRNNDLIVGAVGVLQFDVVVSRLKSEYKVEAIYEPINVATARWVTCQDERKLDEFQRKNGDNLALDGSDRLAYIAPTMVNLNLAQERFPDIQFHKTREH
- the rpsI gene encoding 30S ribosomal protein S9; the protein is MSVAQNYGTGRRKTSTARVFIKPGSGNISINGRSIEEFFGRETLRMIVRQPLVVAESTDRFDINITVKGGGISGQAGAIRHGLTRALMDYDETLRPALRKAGYVTRDAREVERKKVGLRKARKRPQFSKR
- a CDS encoding ClpXP protease specificity-enhancing factor, which encodes MTSSRPYLVRAFNEWILDNDCTPYIVVDAGVQGVQVPTEHVANGQIVLNISPGAVRGLVIGNGALEFSARFGGVPMQVFIPLQAVMAIYAKENGEGMVFGSEPGSPDPDGPGDKDEPRQGGDERPSGRPTLKVVK
- a CDS encoding 2-isopropylmalate synthase, translating into MANLQALMESPAGDKRPSTPDAAVQSAKAPVAETTEPAVPVAPATEPVPVLNLNVWVGERVALVAGLSSDASLRLQQTLATNILRSLGEASAQSHGNLRWPVFNNLRAPGNSLTDLRAVMAHVLAGAEGRKVIALGVAPAEESGAGGLQHIAGIEPAIAYPHTLAELAVSPTLKRGLWQAIKALAGP
- a CDS encoding glutathione S-transferase N-terminal domain-containing protein gives rise to the protein MGVVTKRSSMTFFSDPASHYSHRVRIVLAEKGVTVDIVDVDPDNPPAELADMNPYNALPTLVDRDLVLYEPNIMMEYLDERFPHPPLLPVYPVARANSRLMIHRIQRDWCGLVDQIVAQPNAKASEAARKELRESLLAAAPLFGEMPFFLSEEFTIVDCCIAPILWRLPALGVELNDKQARPLQKYMDSIFSRDGFKASLSDLEEDMRS
- a CDS encoding cytochrome c1; its protein translation is MRKLIFGLFIAIVPALGFAAGGSVPLDHIETDHTNKASLQRGAALFTNYCMGCHSMEYARYKRVSDDLEIPAELYEENLIFTGAKIGELMKNSMNKDMAADWFGAPPPDLTLETRLRGESWVYSYLRGFYKDESRPLGVNNVVFANVGMPHVMVGLQGLCAVEPKIGVDASVEPLSGNINNADVCPEYAIEGSMSAAEFDQAMYDLTNFMSYMGDPIRVERERLGIFVLIFVAIFFVFAYLLNREYWKDVH
- the petA gene encoding ubiquinol-cytochrome c reductase iron-sulfur subunit, yielding MSNGDVSQGRRRFLIGATAAVGGVGVVGAAVPFLGSWNPSAKAEAAGAPVTVNVSKLEPGQQITVEWRGKPVWVIRRDEAMLENIEKLNDVVKDPQSESPQQPPYIDGIYRALKPEIAVIVGLCTHLGCVPSYRPEVAPADLGENWLGGLFCPCHGSKYDLAGRVYDAQPAPLNLEVPPYRFDDDATLTIGLDPEAA
- the rimI gene encoding ribosomal protein S18-alanine N-acetyltransferase; protein product: MSPSQNACRCSQTETLHIRSLAADDLPEVLEIERLGYSHPWTEAVFRDCFRDNYRLWAGCRDGRLVAYAVVAYLADEAHLLNLCVDPRRQRQGAGRLLLRHLLSEAGREQMFQTLLEVRVSNEAAYRLYQAEGFEEIGRRPGYYPAAQGREDARVMALRFSR
- the rplM gene encoding 50S ribosomal protein L13, translated to MKTLSAKPETVKRDWYVVDAAGKTLGRLSTEIARRLRGKHKPEYTPHVDTGDYIVVINASQVRVTGKKSSDKMYYSHTGFPGGIKSINFEKLVDKAPEQIIQKSVKGMLPKGPLGRAMFKKLKIYAGAEHPHAAQQPKELDI
- a CDS encoding TatD family hydrolase, yielding MQFVDAHCHFDFPRFDGCRDTELGKARAAGLQRLVIPGVRREDWARVRDTALAYPDVYYCLGIHPWFSADHRLADLDLIEEWLTADPERCVAIGECGLDRLRGGSLAEQYPLFEAQVSLAQRLERPLVIHSVKTHDDVHGVLNRCHWSGAALIHGFSGSYQQAAKLVDLGCKIGVGGVITHDRARKTRDTLARLPLAALVLETDAPDMAPEGVRPGQNSPAYLGGILAALAELRGTSPQALAPQLLANVEELYGWRRERIGE